The Papio anubis isolate 15944 chromosome 2, Panubis1.0, whole genome shotgun sequence region AATTTAGTGGGAAAAAATGCTAGACCTTGGTGTTAGACACATTCTTAGTTACTCATGTACAGAACAGGCTAGTTTATCAGTGATTCATGTGAAAGAGACATGGAGTTCTAACTTTTGGTTGACAAGCTAGACATGCCCCCAACTGTGTGACAAGGTTGCTAAGAAATCTAATGAGATCTCAGCTTCCATTAAGAATACAATGTCCAGAACTTGAGAGATAATATCTCCCCTGTGGCTTGTACTCATTAGATAACAATTGGGTTCTTGCATCAAATTTCAATGCTACTCTTGAAGAGGCGCACAGGTAAACTGGAGTTTATCACAAGAGGAGCAGTCAGGTTGGTGTCAGGGTGGGAaaccactatatatatatgtgtgtgtatgtatatatatatacacatacaacagTTGGTGTGACTGGGAAATCTTAGGTTGCAATGGAGTAGATGTTGATAGGCCATAATAATTctgtttaaaaatcttaaatgttgACCTATCAAAGAGATGACACACATTTGGTCTATATTTCTCTAAGTAAACACCAAGAACCAATGGACGGAAGTTATAAGGAAATAGATTTAGGCTATGACAAAGAATCTTAATAGCAGTTGGACGATTTATCTTACAAAGAACTGATTAACTCAAGAAAGTAGTGGTCTCCTTCCCCAATACTGATGACACTGAAATGGAATCTGAAAGATAATTTATCAAGGATGTTACCAGTATTAATTAATATCTATTAGTGCTTACTACTGACGAGGAATTATTCCATGCACTCTGACTGTATTTTCCCATTTAAccctcacagcagccctaggagATGAGAACTGTTTTGTCATTATTCTCTACATGAAGAGTCTGAAGTTTAAAAGGTTAAACTTTGTAAAAGGCAGAAAGCACATCTGTCTTGTGTCCAGAGAGTGAGCTCTCACCTACACTGCTTCTCACTTGTCAATCCTGTAAAAAAAGATTTGCTGTACTGAGAGAAAAACCGTACTGTGTGTCCATCCAATTCTGAGGCTACTTGATTCTAACAAAATTGAAATGTATTATCTTGGAAGCTAAAACAATAAGGAAAGTAGACAgtggaagaaatgggaaaagggacAGGTAAAACTTAATGAGGAAGGGAAAAGTCTGGAAAGATTGTAAGTGCAAGGCACTGGTCCAGGAAAAATACATTCCTGGCTGGTCGTAGACAAGGGATATTGCCTGAAGTTTATATACACATGAGAGCGAGGTGATGGGGAGTAGGAGACAGTAAAGACATGAGActcataaaaaatttttttgccttAGCAGAAGCATCATTTGGCCATGTCACATGAGGTTCCAAACACTGCATTTTGTTAATAGTCAGAAAGAactaagcaaaacaaagaaagaatttcattttCCCCATCAAGTATCAAGAGTCTAGCAATGAgcttactttcattatttttcttgcaaGTAATTAATACCACTCTTTCCTTACAGAAAGCATTGGCAGAAAGATTGTAATTAGATCCAAATGGACAATTTGTAAGGAGTCATTCAGGCACGGcttgatttaacaaatatttatggagtgtttACTATTTGTGAAGCACTTTTCTAGACACTGGAGGCACAGCAGAAAATAGTATTCCCCTACCCCTAAAAATAATTACccctaaaaataatttcctgtatTTTGGAGTGTATTTTCCGTGGCAGAAAGGCACACACAAAACAGATGAATATGCAAAATTTAAGGTATGTTAAATAGTCATAAGggctaatgagaaaaataaagcaaagaaagttGGTATATATGCAGAATTTTTGAAATTGTACAGGATTTTAACCAAATATGTAAattgaaaagaagagaaggaaaatggtCATGAAAGGGGAATGTGTTGAAGCTCACGTGGATTTAGTTCATGCTTATGAATCACAAATATTGTGAAAGGTCTTGTAGCAAAATGAAAAGGACATTAGACACATCACTTCtcttattttatcctcatttcctcatctttaaaatggaaattctaaTATTAGACCTGTTGACCACAAAAAAGTAGATGTGTGTCTCCAATGAGTCATTGAATGTGAAGGCAGACTTCAAAATGTAAAAGAGTATAtgcagtgtgtatatatatatttatatatttatacatatatacatatatagtcacacatgtatacatatatacttatgtaaaaatacaaatacagagaaagagaaataaggaaggGGGATGGgagaaattttctatttaaagtaaGATACACACATATGTTGGTCCAATCCATCTTATAATTCATAAAATGTATCTAGTACAAACTTTCTGACAAGGAATAAGCATATCTGTGGTGGAAACCCAAGAATAGGGTTCTTCGAGTCTCTAAAGAGACTAGGGGCAAGAGAATTCTTCTGTATTTGGGTCTCCCTGGATTACTGAAGACTTTGCAGAGCTCTTTTAATCACCTCCTGAAATGCTGGTTTCCTTCCTCCATCCAAGAGACTTGACAAAATGGAACTTGTCAACTGTGCTTATGGTAATAAATCTCCTTTCCAGCGTTTCTCCTGACATTCTAATGTCTTCCTGAACATAATCAAAAGGTCATTTTCCACCTGAATTCATCTTCTCCAAGCTGCCTTATATTTCTGCAAATCCAAGTTTCAACAAGTTTGATTTCATTCCTTCTAcagtattttatttgctttaaccAAGCTAAAAATCCCACTGTCACCCTATGTTGTACTCTAATAGCTTGAATGGGGATTATACTTTATTGGCTGACTGTATAATGTGGATACATTTTGAAAGCTGAACTGCTCCTTTTTCTTGAATGACAGAGAATTAAATGCTACCTTTCAGATATTGCCAAAGGATTTCTTATGATTTTGTTTCCCACATCAATTCAATTACTTTCTATGTATCAATTGTGCAGAGATCAGCATTCTCACCTAAACACAAAACACTCCCCCAGAAGCCCTAAGACTTGAACAGACCTTTCACTGTGCAATCCACTCAGCTGTAGTCATGCATTTCACAACCCTGTTCACAGTTTCTAGAGGAGCAATTCAATTATTAGCCTTTGCGAAGTTATGCATTCTTGATTGCTGAGGATTTCTTTTTAACTAAAAACAGttgtatttaatttaatgtagGTTTAGATTGTTGATTTAAGTGCAATCATCGTTTCTAAACAACACTATCAAGAATACAGTGCCATTTATAATACAGGTTGATTGGGGTGGAAGGTACGAGGAATATCCCCAGGAAAATATATGGGAAAACCTTGGACTTCGCCTTGCCAACGATAATGGCAAGAGACCGGCCTGTATTTGCTAGTTTTGTTTAACATATTTGTGACACTCATCTACCTAAGTCAGTCTGTCCACTTCCCTGAAATGAGTCAGCGGCTTATGATTTATTAACAAGGCAGAACTTTGACCTTTCACTTGGAGGAACAGAATCCCAGGACGATCTGCGTGGACCACAGCCCGACCAAGATCTCCTTTATACAAGGCAGGAGCCATAGTTTTCCCAGCGGCGGGTGGTGCCCCAGTCTCCTCCTGGAAGGCTCCGGAGACAGCGCGTCCAGGGCTAGAGCGCCGCCCACCCAGCGGTCCTGGGTCAGCTCCGCGGGATGCAGGACAAGGGTCCTCGGCCATCGAAATCACTCTCCGCTCATAAAGACACGGTTCCTTGTAGACGAAGGATTGGGGTACCACTTGGAAGCCTCCCAATCCCCCAGAAGTATCAACGGCCCTTGCTCCGAACCGCTGGGTTCGGAGATACGCGAGAGAGCAAGTGCCCGCTGAGAAGAGGAGCGGAGGGAAGCGGAGAGAGAAAACCAGGGAGAGAGAAAACCAGGGAGAGAGAGGCTGAACCAGCTTCCCTGTCTGTCCAATCTCGGGACCAAACGCAACTCGGGCTGCTCCGGGCCCCGGAAGGACGCAAGTCTCGGGCAGCTGAGGAAAAAGGCCTCCCCCTCGCGGGCCCTGGGGCTGAAGGAAGACCTCggttggaggaagggaggaggaaacgGAAATGCTCATCTTTTCccgttttgttttttggtttggtttggtttttcctCCACTGAGCGCAAAACAGAATCAGCCGCGACTCTGGCCTGGAGAGTATctattatttaatgaaaaataagagaCCATTTTCTTCGTCTTCTTCTTTGAAATAAGTTCAGCAgcacttccctctccctctccgcCGTTCTTCTCCCTTGCCCAATTTACTCTCTCCGACACCGTTTCTACGGTACCCATGAAATAATCTTCCTCAGGTTTTATGTCCCGTGTATCAGGTTTTCATCTGCTCAAATGCCTTCAGAACATACTACTCCGCTAATGCGGACTTCCACTCCCAATGTTCCAATCCTTTCCATCCAAGGATTTCTTTAATTGGTGAGGTttgtctttccctcccttcttctacCCTGTAACAGGAAAACACGTTTTCATTCCATGCCACTTGCATTCCAACCCCTTGCTGAGTTACTATTTTGCCTGCAGGCTCTCGGAGCACATCAAAGGAATTTTGCTTTGACTGTCTTTAGACCCTGGGTTGGTGCCTATGATGGGGCTGCTGTCTAGATTTGGCATCTGCACATCTTCACTCTTTTCTTTAAAGCCTATTTCAGTCCCCAGcaataaaaacaaccaaaatgctGAGGCAAAGCTGTGAAAGAGAATAGTTTGACTTGTATACTTATATTCTGCACCTCCAACCCAGCTCTTGCCATTTTCTCTCCCCCATATTCTTTTTCCCTCATCTAATTTCTCCTCTTTGTTAGAACTTGAGTTTCTGGCATCCCAAAAGTTAATTCAACTTCATTGAATCAGATATGAGAGAAGAGCTGGAATTTGACATTTTGGTTGTGTTGTAAAGTTGTATCACACAAGCATTCCTTCAGCAAACATGGACTGAGCACTTACTACAGGCTAGACATTGGAAAGAGGCCAAGGTGCCAAAGACATAAATGAGGTTTCTGTTGCATCACCTTCTCTCCCCCCACCCTGCTTTACTATCTCTTCCATTATAGCcatctttatcatcatcattttttgtAATATTAACTAAGCCCTTAATATATGCCGGACATTGAGGTAGGAGctttacatgcatttttttcatttcaatattatAAGGATTATCTGAGATCAGCACCATTttgtaggtgagaaaactgaggattaAAGAAGCTAAGAAGCTTCCTCAAACTCACACATCTAATGTGTTGATGCAGGGGGTTGTAAACCAGACAGTCTGACTCCGGACTTGTGGTACATCCCTTTTAAGGAGTCACTGTTTTAGTGGAGGAGTCACACTTGTAAACAgataaatatatcaaagagataagTGCTAAAGCTGTAGAAATATAGTGGCAGCAGTGACTAACACTGCCTGGGGGGATCAGGAAAGGCTTAACAGACAATTTGACATGTGAGGTGAGTCTTGAAATATGAGTGGGAGTAACCCAGTCAAAGGGATGGGAGTGGGAGGTACATTCAGGCTGAGGGAACCACATATGTAATTAAACAGTTGAGAAAGGCTGCCATGTTATGTTTAGAAAACAGTGAGTGAAGCGTAAAGTTCATGACAGAGTGTTGTGATATGTTTTGTGAAACCAAAAAGGGGCAAATATACAACTAGGGGCAAGAATGTCAAGGACTGTATAGATCTTGCTATTAAGTGTAGCtttcattgtgaagattaaatgactccagtagagattttaaagaaaggaagTGACATAATCAAatttgtctgtgtctgtctgtctgtctgtgttaAGATAAGCAGGGGAGGTCTGGAGAATACAGAGAAGAGCCAGATGGCAGGAACACTGGTTTTAAACTTGCTGTGTAGACATGAGAGGTGATGAGGACCTGGGCTGGGAGTAGTGGAACTGGAAAAAAGGGATTTTTGCTTTCCAAAGAATATTGGCATTAAGACTTCTGTTTCTAGAATAAAAGGCTTTAGGTACAAAGAATTTCATTCAGAACAAGGAGGCTTCTTAAGAGAGCACCAAACCAGCCCTCTTACTTTTATAGGTATAGTTAAAGTCTATGAAGCTTAGGAAGATTAAACCAAGCAATCAACTAGTGGAAGAATAATAGCCACCTTTTATTCAGAGACTACTATTCACACATTTAACATTCTTTTATACATTTGACCCACATAACGACTTTTCAGGGTAAGTACAAAGCTACTCTTAACTGCACTCAACAGAAGAGGAAGCTAAAGTCAAAAAGTTGATGAAGGCTACACAGATAGAGACAGAACAGGGatttaaaattatagttatcTAATCCCAGAATTTGTGTAGTTTTTGTATGCCGTGTGCTGAGATTGAAATTTAGGCATCCTTAATCTTAATCTCTTGTTCTCTTCACTAGTCATTGGTGTCTTTATACTCTGTTAAATGCATTTCAAGCATCACTGGGCACACATGCCTGACTGTCTGCTTACTCTACCAATATGCCCTAAAGCAGAATTTATTATGGATTCATTGCCTACCAAATACACTAAACAAAATAGGATGatgatcttttttaaaacttgaggGGTTTTAATGGTGAAGGAGAGAGCAAATATAACATGCAACTGCAGCCATAGATAATCGAAACTTTCTATGGCTTAGACATGAAGGATTAAGAACTATTGAGAAACAACTAAGGTTAATCAGCACTTTCTTGTCCCAGTGactttgcatgtattattttatttgagaaaactgACTTGGAGAGGTGAAATAACTTTCTCAGTGTCACACAAATTCTAAGTAGGTAAGCCAGAACTCAAACTCCAGTTTATCTGACACCAAACTCAGGCTGTTATGCACTATGTTGCTGCTGTTAGAGTGGCCAGTGAAGACAAAAGTTAGCTCCATGGACAGTATTGTGccaataaatgtttaacaaccagcacTCAGAGAAAAAGCCTTTACTTGTAGTATTTGACAATTTCCAATTTCTGCAGGGCACAAATAATGCCACAGTGGCAGATTTCAAGCTGCCAACATGACATCACCGGAGGCTGCATTGAGAAGAGATGTGCACAATCAGCTCCGGAGAGCCTCCGGCATACAATTGTACCATGGAGGAAGAGATGCTGGAGCAATATTGTAGAGGCAAAGTGGGAGAGTAGGTAATTTTTGGAGAAAGCTGGGATAATGAATAAAGGCTGGAGTGGGGATTGAATTATtcttcaaataattatatttgaagaAGATAGACAGATTAAACTAAGTGTGGTTAGatcaaatgaaaagaataatttaGGACTGGCTGAGGGCAGCTCCTTCCTTAAAATGACCATTCCTAAGAGTTGGCAATTTCTTGAAGAAGACGAccaaaatattgatttatttcatcTGAAAATGTTTGCGGGCACTTGTTTTGATGActgcaaaaactgaaaacataccTCAAAGACTGAAATCAGGGATAGTTGAATCAAAAAGATTAACCGATATGAATTTCTGGCTATTAatctacttttttgtttcttgataGCAAGGACGACAGCAAACTGATGAAGTTGGCATATTGAtggaaaattttataataaaatttaaaagagtaaCTCACCTTCAAAACTTGCTTGTATTGTCAAATTGTTTGAGTGTACCTTATATTGACCTTATATCTAggggaaataaatgtatttgcaaATACCTCAGATATCTCAGATATCTATTTTGACactttatttcacatatttctaAGTATAAAACAACACCAGTGCTTCTGTTATTCCCCACATAATTACATAGTGCATAGGATAGTAAGGAGAAAAAACATTATCTGGTACCTGCAAATAATGCGCTCTTTCCCTCTGAGCTGATAATCCAGCCCTTTAAAATAGgaaaggatgaaaataaaattaggtttCCCATGTTGCagtatatttctattttcccCCTTGCTAATCACAAGGTCCTGTAGTGCACAATCGGAATGGAAAAGCCTAGTCCTAagactcaattaaaaataatatgaggaAAATGAAGTGGATGTCTGTCATTTTTGTGTGCTCACTGGAGAATGGCTTTCTGTCCCTGTGATTTTGAGGTGCTGTCATACATGATACCCCCCTGCTCCCTGGCTACAGGGATGGACATAGGACTACCTGATCAATCATGGTACTGGATCCTCTTGCTCACAGTAAATTGTTCAAAAAATGGGCACAGCCAATCAAACCATTTCCATGAAGTTTCTCTTTCTTAAGGATTTCAGTTTCTGTGGCTATAAGCTCAGATCCTCAGGTAACcatgttttcagtagagaggaAGCCCGGCTATAgcaaagaaaattgagaaaataaagacaactaAAGGCACGTAGAGCTAAAATATGGAAAGAAGGACAAAGAGCCTTGACAACTTTGCTCAAATGCCTGGCTCCTGCTATGCTTAAACAAATACACACTTATGGAATTCCTGGTGATTTAAACCAGTAAGTCCCCTCCTCatcggtctttttttttttttttctttagatggagtttcgctccttttgccccggctggagtgcaatggtgcgtgcgatcttggctcactgcaacctccacctcctgggttcaagaaattcttctgcctcagcctcctgtgtagctaagATTGCAGGCGcacactactatgcctggctaattttgtatttttagtagaaatggggtttcaccatgttggccaggctggtcttgaactcctgacctcaggtgatccgcccacctcggcctcccaaagtgtcaggattacaggcgcgagccaccgcgtccggcccccatcttctttgtttcttttgcttaggCTGTGTAGAGTTGGGTTTTGTTACTCTCATTACAAAaaccatagaaaaaaaaatccttacctGATAACAGACTCCTGCTGGCTGGCTGGgataatgcaaataaataatgtCTCCTTAACTTTTAAACTAATGTCTCCTTAACTTTTAAgaaaagaggggaggaggaggtaatGGGAAAATACTAAGAGCTAAATTTCTTTCTTGGCCTATATTCTAAGATTCGCTAATTTactctatttttgtttctctgaccTATGACTCATCTCTCTTTGGACATCTCTTTCTTTCATTGGCACACAGACCACAATATACTCACTggtcattctttcattcataaaTTATCATGgctttattatttaattctacATGGTAAGTCTTAACAAAACGGGCCAAAGATAAGGCATTAagttgggaagaaaagaaaggagagaagagatgtTGATCATTTTCAAACTGGAAGGACAAATCATCACTAGGAAAAGTTATTTCAACTTAAATTTCACAGAGGGAATTTATGCAGATGGGGTAGAGCTACCTCAGGATAGAGCAATTTGGGAGTTTTTCTGAGTCCTTCTGGGAAGATCTGAGGAGCTGGAGGCAGTAGGAGGGAAGGCTTGAGAATAGAAGATGACTCAGCTTCTGGTGTGGGACAAAGCTACTGGTGTGAGTAACTAAGGCCCACCTTCTCAGTCTGGCTAAATGATGTGATTCCCACTCTTTATGTGCATCTCAAGCTTCTCCTTGGAGTTCCTTTGGCTTCAGAGGTTACATCTAGTGTTCATTTAATCCTGGCCTCAATATTTGCCTCAGGCCTGAAAAATCCAAGGAATAAACTTGGACTATGcactttttgaaatgtctttgaTTCTAGAAAAGTACTTGAGAAGTATGCCATTTGTAGATtctatgtgtgcgtgtgtctgtgtgtgtgtgtgaccggGACTGGTTCTGTTGCCTAGGCACTATCACAgttcacgactcactgcagcttccacttcctgggctcaatcaatcctttcacctcagcctcccaagtagctgagactataggtgcacgccaacacaccctgctaatttcttgtttggttggttggttttgtaaGAACGAGgtttccttatgttgcccaggctggtctcaaactcgtgaactcaagagagcctcccaaagtgttgggattataggtgtgagccactgcaaccagttAGAAATTCTTTTCTAATTGGATACATTAACCACTCTTGCACAGGATGTTTCACTCTAAAACTTGGATGCCATTCTCCATAATaagacaaataattttctttatgagGTATATCAATTAACTAGATTTAACAGCATTTTAAAACCAGAAGCCAAGGTCTGAAATAATTTCATCTACCTCCTTGTCATCTAGAACACATCACAGAATTCTGGTGATTTCAATGAaagcacatacatgtttataaatCTTTTTATGCATTGTCTTATATAACTGTTTTATATGTATTGCATTTTCTCACAAGCTTTTCACCTTGAGGTACAATTATTAAGTGAATTTCTTTCCCttacaaagaaaagtaaacacaTTAAACATCTCCACGTAATGTTAAAACGCTggacattaaattaaattaaatatttgtccTATAGCACTGTGAGCTGAATAGGTTATGAATCATCGATGTTTGCGGAATACATGGCTTAGAATTATAATTTTGCCAAATTCACCCGGTAAGGAACAAAGTATAAAGAACACTGAGGCTTAAATTCTTTAATACTTAACTAAGTCTGTAGACTTTGCAATATTGGTACTGCATCCATAATCATGCCTTAGTGAAATGTTATACAGAACATCATTCAGAATGTTTGCTCTGAAAAGAGTTTGGATAAATGTGCCATATTTGAAATTGATTAATGGTGTCTGATATGCATCCAGTCTTCTTATTATCCTAAGAATTTGACTTAAAAGTTATAGGGTATCTTGTATATTTACCCTACTTGAAAGAAGTAGTTTGCATTTAAATAAGAATGGTACCCATAGCTATGTTAATTTTGGTTAAGTGTTCTGCCTCCTGGGACCTCAATTACTTACCTCATATGTTATATGAGGTAGTTAGATTATTCCAGTGGTTTATCTAACTGTCCTGGAAACCTTTAGAGTGTCTACAGGAGGAGGTGAAACCTCAGGCTTCTTATCAAGATTCAGCCCAAACAGCCCCACCTCTATCAGCTTATTAATTACCTTGCGCGATAATTCATGTATTCATGAACCTGACTTTTTGAATCCAATAGTCTCCTGTGTCTATTATGTGACTATTTTAAACATATGGAAGAATGTTAAACAGACACAAACTTCTGCCCTCATTGAGATTTCATTCTGGTAGAGAGACAGACAATAATCAAACTACATGAGTTAAATGGATATTATGCTATATGGTGATAAActttatggagaaaaatgaagcaggaaaAGGAATTTGGGGGCTGGGACTGACAGTTTAAATACTTGTTTATGGAAGGCTTCAATGAGGAGGTAAGCTACAGTAATAACTTGGGGAAAAGAGTTCCAAGGAGTGGaaagagcaagtgcaaaggcacTGAGGTTGGAGTATGCAAAGTACATTTAGGAGCAGTGAGGAGACTACCATGATTTGAATAAATTGAACAAGGAGTAAATATAAAACTGGACTTCAGAGTATTCCCATATTAGAAGAAAAAGGGTTGCTTTTAAAGATTGAAAACAGTTCACTTAAGATACTTCTAAGGCCCTGAAAAGTATTAAAATTCGAAAGTTCTTGCTTATAGTATATGATCAATGATCCTTGACTCCATGTtattaatacttctttttttgcTAATCAATAATAAAGAGTTTTTGCTCTTTAGGGAGCAAAAACATACACTTGTCCAACAATCGTTTGTTAATACTTTCCTGCAAGCTTAACTATCTTACTTAAGGGGAAAATAGTATGGGTAATTGGGGCctagtaattaattaattaatttgacttTCTAGAAATCCATTAGATCCAAGGTGACGTTTTTGCtttagaaaatcaaatatatattattttcatatttttatagtcATTATATATTCACCTCATATTCCTGAATAGAACTATTGCAGATCACAATGGGTCATCAATATATatcaaagaaattagagataaCTCTGGGAAACTTCTTGAAAACATATAATTCAagttggaatttctt contains the following coding sequences:
- the LOC116273873 gene encoding uncharacterized protein LOC116273873: MSISVSSSLPPTEVFLQPQGPRGGGLFPQLPETCVLPGPGAARVAFGPEIGQTGKLVQPLSPWFSLSLVFSLRFPPLLFSAGTCSLAYLRTQRFGARAVDTSGGLGGFQVVPQSFVYKEPCLYERRVISMAEDPCPASRGADPGPLGGRRSSPGRAVSGAFQEETGAPPAAGKTMAPALYKGDLGRAVVHADRPGILFLQVKG